The genomic window TGGAGGCGGCGCGCCTGCTCACCTACGCCGCCGCGAGCAAGAAGGACGCGGGCGAGCGCGCGGACCTGGAGGCGGGCATGGCCAAGCTCTTCGCCAGCGAGATGTGCCTGCGCGTCAGCTTCGAGGCCATGCGGATTCATGGCGGCTACGGCTACGTGAAGGACTACCCGGTGGAGCGCTACTTCCGGGACGCCCCGCTGATGATCATCGGCGAGGGCGCGAACGAGATACAGAAGCTGGTCATCGCGCGGAACCTGCTACAGAAGTACAGGGCTGGCTGAGCCGGGCGTCGCAGCGTGACATAAGCGCGTTGCCGAAGGCGGCGCATAGCGGCTGTCCTTGACGCATTGGGAGTGCTGGTATAGAATGGCACGAAGCGCCGCGTCAGCGGCGCGATGTGGGAGTGCGCATCGAGTGCAGATCATCAAGGCCGAGGACCTGGGCTTTTGCTTCGGGGTCCGGCACGCCATCAAAACGGCGGAGCAGATGGCCAGGCAATACGGCAAGGTGGATACCCTGGGCGACCTTGTCCATAACACCCAGGTCGTGCAGCGGCTGGAACAGCAGGGTGTCCGCATCGTGGACAAGTTCGACGACGTGGATGGCGCGAAGGTGATGTTCACCGCCCACGGAGTCGGCGAAAAGGTCTATGACGAGGCCCGCGCGCGCGGGCTTCAGACGGTTGACGCCACCTGTCCTCTCGTCCGCAA from Dehalococcoidia bacterium includes these protein-coding regions:
- a CDS encoding 4-hydroxy-3-methylbut-2-enyl diphosphate reductase translates to MQIIKAEDLGFCFGVRHAIKTAEQMARQYGKVDTLGDLVHNTQVVQRLEQQGVRIVDKFDDVDGAKVMFTAHGVGEKVYDEARARGLQTVDATCPLVRNVQQAVRDLANQGFFVLVFGDKDHVEVRGVLGWANGQALAATEARFDAMTVRRWNKVGIVSQTTHDPRRFTQFVNSFISQYHDDVQEIRVINT